TGAAAAGTGTTCATCTTGATCCGTATAGGGATAAGCTGATCGGAATCTTAAAGCTATCCAGGGCGATGAGGGTTACCGAAGGCGTGGATCTGCCGGCGGAATGGATGAGTGAAAAAGTTAATAATTTACCGGTAACGGAGACACAGTCTGAGCAGGGGGTGATGTTTGATGGCTAAGCCATGGACATCTGAACAAATAACCTATTTTGAAAGTAGTTGGGGAAATAAAAGCCTTAAAACTATCTCTAAAAACTTAGGTAAAAATGAAAAAGCCGTTGATGCCTGGAGAAAAAGACATGGATATGAAACAAATACAAAAAGTCATCACGGTATTCCTGTTCATGAATTTGCGGAGGCCATGGGCGTTTGCCCTGAGACAATTTATGATTATTGGATCAAAAAGGGGCTTCCTGTCATCAAGTTCTTGCCTGGAACCAGATTAAGCAAAATAATGATCAATTTAGATCTATTCTGGCCGTGGGCAAAGTTGAATCGTAAATTCATTGACTTCAGTAAGGTTGAAAAGAATGCTCTCGGTAAAGAACCAGAATGGGTTGAAGAATGCAGAAAATATGATTTTTATGACAGGGGCAAAAAAGGATGGGAACGTCCGTGGACTAAGGAGGAAGAAGATAGACTAGTAGCTTATCTTATGACGATGAGGTACACGTTCCGGCAGCTGGCAACGTTATTGAACAGGACAGAGCTTGGTATACAAAACCGGCTCTATATCATCGGAGTAAAATATAGGCCATTGCCTGAGACACGCAGAGAATGGACGCTGGAAGAAACAGAAAAGCTTATTGCCATGGTTAAAAGTAATATATCGACGACAACAATTGCGAACCTGTTAGACAGGAATCAGATATCAATCAAAACAAAAGTTCAGAGATTAAAAGCAAGGGGGATATTGGTTCATGAAAAATAAGCTCACAGACCTGAACAACCACTTATTTGCTCAGCTGGAACGGCTTGGAGAAGAGTCTCTTACCGGAGATAAGCTGCTCGAAGAAATTGGAAGGGCCAAAGCAGTTACCAATGTAGCTCAGCAAATTGTCAATAATGGAAATCTGGCACTTAATGCCATAAAAGTCAAAGAAGAATTTTTCCCAGATAGTAAAGCCCTTCCTGAAATCTTTGAAGGCGCTATACCCATCCCGCAGGATTCACGTGGCAGCGCCAATTCAAGAAAGATCCCTGAGAAATTAAAAATCGATTATGAACGGGACTAGGCTATGAAAAAATACTCTGAAGAAGTTAAGGCTTTTATTGAGCGGAATGTTGATGGAATAACAACAAAAGCTCTTGTCGACTTAGTTAATAATGAATTCGGCACCGACTTCACTGAAGCAAAAATGAAATCATATAAGCATAACCATGGCCTAAAAAGCGGAACCATGTGCGGAATTCCTGCCGGTATGCCAACAAAGCAATACCCAGACAACGTTCGGAAATTTATTAAAGCGCATTATGTTGGTGTTGGGCATCAGGCTATGGCGGATCTGTTGAATGAAACGTTTGGGACGAGCTACACCAAAGAGCAGATGAAAAACTTTTATTCCAGGTTCAATCTTGATAGCGGATTGACCGGACGCTTTCAGAAAGGCCTCATCCCTCATAACAAGGGGAAAAAAGGTATTTCCTATCCAGGGATGAAAGCGACGCAGTTCAAAGAGGGAAATATGCCGGTAAACTACAGACCGGTTGGATCCGAAAGAATCAGTGTTGATGGATATGCTGAAGTCAAAGTTGCGGATCCAAGGAAGTGGAGATTAAAACATCAGGTTATTTGGGAAAATGCGAACGGTCCAATTCCTAAAAAACATGTCGTTATTTTCGGTGACGGGAACCGGGGTAACTTCGATCCGGACAATCTGATTTTATTATTACAAGCACAGCTTGTTCGAATGAACCAAAAGCATTTGATTCAGAATGACGCTGAGATGACCCGGACGGGGATAATCATCGCCGATATTTGTAACAAAATTGGAGAACGGAAAAGAAAGAGGAAGTGATTGAATTGATTTTTTATCTTGGAATAGATCCATCGTTAACTTCACCAGGCTTCTGTGTTGCCGGAGACAAACTTCCATGTATCGAGTCTACACATTTTAAGAGTAAAAATACCGGCTTTCAAAGAATAATCGATATCCACAACGAGGCTGATGCTTATTTTATGTCTTGGATCCCGGAAAAGATCATTATGGAGGAGCTGCCGGCAGGTTCGAAAAGCCCCTATACAATTGAACGGGCGGAGCTGGTTGGGGTAATTAAAAACAGAATTTACCGGCTTAATTTATGGAATAAGTTTGTACTGGTCAATCCTTCAACGCTTAAAAAATTCGCAACCGGCAAAGGAAACTGTGATAAGCCGGCCATGATCCTGCAGGCCTACAAAGAATTTGGAATTGAGTTTGTAAACAATGATGAGTGCGACGCCTTCTGGCTTGCCCAGGTCGGCCGGGGCATGGACGGGCATTGGGATGGGTTAAGCCGGACGAAGATCCGGGAAGGAATCATTGAGAAGCTGAATGGTATTTAGCTTGAAAGGGTGAGATAGATGGGACTCCTAAATTATACAACCAAAATCGATGTCCATACGACACTTGGTGAGATCCAGAAAACACTGGTCGAGCATGGCGCCAGGAAGATCATGCAGGACTTTGACGAGAAAGGCAGGATCAAAAGCCTGAACTTCTCAATGATGACTCCGCAGGGTGAAGCCGGGTTCCGGCTGCCGGCAAATGTTCCGCAGGCTTTCGAAGTGCTGAAGCAGCAGAAGAAACAAGGGAAGATCAAAATTGTTCCGGATTATGATCAGGCCGAGCGAGTTGCCTGGCGGATACTGAAGGATTGGATCGAGGCTCAGATGGCAATTCTGGAGACAGAAATGGTCCAGATGGAGGAAATATTTTTTCCGTACATGTTGGATCGGAGTGGAAAAACGTTCTATCAGGCTTATCAGATGAGGCAGCTGAACTTGGGAGGTAATGAATATGATATGTGATACCTGTAAAGCCAAGGGGAAAGGCCGCATTTATACATGTGCTGTTTGCATGGAGGACGGTTGGTTTGAGGGGAAAGATGAAAAGGGCAATTTGATTCAAGAAGACCAAAAAGAGTATTGCATTTCTTGCCAAATAAAAAGCCCAATGGACTATACTTTTTGTAAAGACGGAAGCCTGCACACTGGGGGAGTCATAAGGGAAATCAAAGAGAAATAAGGAGCACATTTATGACAAATGACGCAATTACCATAACACGGGATTTCCTTGAGCTCCTGAATCTGATCGAGAAAGAATGGCCGGATTGGTGGGATGATGTCAAGAAATCCGAAGGGGAGATCCAGGATCTACTCCACGAAATAGAATTTACTAAATTTGATGCTTGCCACGGATATCAGCTTTCCAAACAGATCAAGGCTGTCAGGCAGCACCGGCGAAAAATGAAAGAACAAATTGAAGCGCTGCGACCGCTTAAGGAATATGTGGACAATAATAAGCAATTGAAGATCACATTGTATAAGGTTTTGAGTGCCATGGAGAAGACAGTCCAGAATCAAGGAAGTCGGATATACACTCCGAGAGTACGGACAGATATGGAACAAATCAGGGCCGAAAGGGTAGGGGCAGGAGGGGAATAGATTGGACGAAAATAAAAAACCTCCCATTACATCAAGGGAAGAGATCCAAGGGTTCTTCGAAGAAGATCAGAAGATCGAGGATGAACTGAAGCTTAAGAACGTGGTTCAGGCTGGATTGGATGCAAGAAAAGGTTTTAACTCTGCTGACATCTCTCACCTAATATATTCAAGTAATCGGGAATTCTGGGATTGGTGGTGTCATACAACTTCCCCCAATATTCACGAAAAAGAAGTTATCCCGGGTGGTGGCGGCGTGGTAAAAGGCAGCGGCAGTAAAAGTAAAGGGAAGAAGGATAAGAAGGGAAACAAGGTGTATGTGGATCCTTGGTCGGGGATATAATTTTTGAACAGGTTTTAGAAAGTATTGACAATCATACTTATTGACTTTAGAATAATAGTTGAGTGGTGCGCCCTGAAACAGGGCGCTATTTTTATTGGCTTTTGTAATGATTAAAAATAAAAATAATAATGAGCCTTTTTTGAGGCTCATTATTATTTTTATTCTTTCTTTGTGGTTCTGGGAAACGCAATTTCTTACGTTTCCCCACCCTTCATTATCGAAGGATGATGGCCAGTGCTACAACTAGAGCTACGGTCATAAAAACCACAAAGTATTTCATGGTCAACAACCCCTTTATTAAATTATGCTTTAATATATTCAAATCATCATGGGTTTATTACAATAGAGACAAATGAGACGAAAACGGCAGGTGGGGTGATGTGGCAAGAGCGAGAGACCCAAATCGCAGTAAGGCAAAAAAACTTTACATTGCCGCCAAGGGTGAAATTAAACTTAAAGAGATAGCAGATCAACTGGGGCTCCCTGAAGGGACGATCAGGGGATGGAAGAATAAAGATCGATGGGATGCGGAGCTTAACGGAACCGAAGTGCAAAACGGAACGAATAGCGGAACGTTCCCCAAAAATACGGAACGGAACGAAAATAAAACGGAACGCTCCGAACGAAAAAAATCTTTTAGAGAAAAATTAAGAGAGCAAGACATTGAAGACGATGGTTTAACCGAAAAGCAGCGTCTTTTTTGTTTGTACTATATTAAGTCGTTCAATGGAACCATGTCAGCGATTAAGGCGGGGTATGAACCAAGCCGGGCACATGTGACAGCCTCAGAACTGGTAAGAAATAGTAAGATTGCAGCTGAAATCCGTCGCCTTAAAGGAATGGTTATGGAAGAACTATTCATTGATGCTATGGATGTTCTGGAACGCTACGTAAAAATAGCTTTCGCAGACATGAACGACTTTGTTTCTTTTGGCCAAGAAGAAGTTCCTGTCATGGGAATGTTCGGGCCTGTTGAAGTTGACGATCCTGAAACCGGCAAAAAAGTACCACTTACCCAGATGGTTAATGTCATCAGGTTCAAAGATTCCACTATGGTCGACGGCGGACTTATCTGCCAGGTCAAAAAAGGCCGGGACGGGGTAAGTATCAAGCTTGAAGATCGACAAAAGGCTTTAGATAAACTGGAGAAATATTTTGATCTCTTCCCGGATAAATTCCAGCGTAGGATTGAAGAAGAAAAGCTTAAACTTGCCCAGCGCAAGGTTGGCGATCTGGATCCGGATGAACCTGCCGATGATGGATTTATTGAGGCATTAAACGCCGAAGCCGGGAAGGTGTGGGACGATGCTGAAGAAGATTAAAAGAGCAGTATTCAAGTTCCATCCTTTTAGCTTGAAACAGAAGAAAGTCCTTACCTGGTGGTGTGATGATTCTCCGGTTAAAGATAAAGATGGGATAATAGCCGATGGAGCCATCCGTTCAGGAAAAACCATAAGCATGGCGCTGTCATTCGTTATGTGGGCTATGTACCAGTTTAATGATCAAAACTTTGGAATGTGTGGCAAAACAATTGGATCTTTCCGAAGAAACGTTGTCTTCTGGCTGAAAATAATATTACGGTGTCGGGGTTATCGGGTTGAAGATAAAAGAGCCGATAACCTGTTGATTGTTTACAGGGGAGATAAGGTCAACTTTTTCTATATTTTTGGTGGTAAAGATGAGCGCAGCCAAGATCTGATCCAAGGGATAACCCTAGCAGGCATATTGTTTGATGAAGTGGCTCTGATGCCTGAATCATTCGTGAAACAGGGTACTGGCCGCTGCTCCGTGGAAGGTTCAAAGTTTTGGTTTAACTGCAATCCTCAAGGGCCCTATCACTGGTTTAAGCTTGAATGGATTGATAAGAGAAAAGAAAAGAACCTGCTTTATCTGCATTTTACAATGGATGATAATCTCAGTCTGTCTGAAAAAATGAAAGACAGATACCGCCGGATGTATGCCGGCGTCTTCTTCAAGCGCTATATCCTAGGTCTTTGGGTTATGGCTGAGGGTATCATCTATGACATGTTCAATGAGGATGCCCACAAGGTACCAACAACGGATCGAGCCTATACCGAGTTTTATGTATGCGGTGACTATGGTACCCAGAACCCAACAACCTTTGGTCTGTGGGGAAAGAGTTCCGGGAAGTGGTACAAAGTCAAAGAGTATTACTATTCTGGAAGAGACCAAGGCAAACAAAAGACTGATGAAG
The window above is part of the Dehalobacter sp. genome. Proteins encoded here:
- a CDS encoding HNH endonuclease is translated as MKKYSEEVKAFIERNVDGITTKALVDLVNNEFGTDFTEAKMKSYKHNHGLKSGTMCGIPAGMPTKQYPDNVRKFIKAHYVGVGHQAMADLLNETFGTSYTKEQMKNFYSRFNLDSGLTGRFQKGLIPHNKGKKGISYPGMKATQFKEGNMPVNYRPVGSERISVDGYAEVKVADPRKWRLKHQVIWENANGPIPKKHVVIFGDGNRGNFDPDNLILLLQAQLVRMNQKHLIQNDAEMTRTGIIIADICNKIGERKRKRK
- a CDS encoding Holliday junction endonuclease → MIELIFYLGIDPSLTSPGFCVAGDKLPCIESTHFKSKNTGFQRIIDIHNEADAYFMSWIPEKIIMEELPAGSKSPYTIERAELVGVIKNRIYRLNLWNKFVLVNPSTLKKFATGKGNCDKPAMILQAYKEFGIEFVNNDECDAFWLAQVGRGMDGHWDGLSRTKIREGIIEKLNGI
- a CDS encoding terminase small subunit is translated as MARARDPNRSKAKKLYIAAKGEIKLKEIADQLGLPEGTIRGWKNKDRWDAELNGTEVQNGTNSGTFPKNTERNENKTERSERKKSFREKLREQDIEDDGLTEKQRLFCLYYIKSFNGTMSAIKAGYEPSRAHVTASELVRNSKIAAEIRRLKGMVMEELFIDAMDVLERYVKIAFADMNDFVSFGQEEVPVMGMFGPVEVDDPETGKKVPLTQMVNVIRFKDSTMVDGGLICQVKKGRDGVSIKLEDRQKALDKLEKYFDLFPDKFQRRIEEEKLKLAQRKVGDLDPDEPADDGFIEALNAEAGKVWDDAEED
- a CDS encoding PBSX family phage terminase large subunit, producing MLKKIKRAVFKFHPFSLKQKKVLTWWCDDSPVKDKDGIIADGAIRSGKTISMALSFVMWAMYQFNDQNFGMCGKTIGSFRRNVVFWLKIILRCRGYRVEDKRADNLLIVYRGDKVNFFYIFGGKDERSQDLIQGITLAGILFDEVALMPESFVKQGTGRCSVEGSKFWFNCNPQGPYHWFKLEWIDKRKEKNLLYLHFTMDDNLSLSEKMKDRYRRMYAGVFFKRYILGLWVMAEGIIYDMFNEDAHKVPTTDRAYTEFYVCGDYGTQNPTTFGLWGKSSGKWYKVKEYYYSGRDQGKQKTDEEFYQDLDKFIGNIKVRAVIVDPSAASFIATIKKHDKFRVKPAKNDVLEGIRNVATALNNMMIFYNDCCINTFREFYSYIWDDKAAERGEDKPSKQNDHCMDGDRYFVNTILFRGPGLQVMK